In a genomic window of Chaetodon auriga isolate fChaAug3 chromosome 1, fChaAug3.hap1, whole genome shotgun sequence:
- the cgref1 gene encoding cell growth regulator with EF hand domain protein 1 isoform X2, with the protein MQTGAFMESHLGRLAPCVLSLFLLIHLCLAAPGLPGTQSEDTQDARPPSVTLANPFGSGEEDRRLLQSYIQSSLKDGQGGPEISTWEQEVFFLFRLYDYDRSGLLDGLEMMKLLSDYNSHHTPGAQANELVVSMVDFLLQTQDLNQDGLLAPSELLSPPLPHTQQEVAKPSTDEEKAGAAEQREEAHDKLPPQDEEQPQQEMQAEEEEVIKKVEEQHGQQNLEAPAAEQGQNHKATVHQGQPEI; encoded by the exons ATGCAGACAG GTGCATTCATGGAGTCTCACCTGGGCAGGTTGGCCCCGTGTGTCCTGTCCCTGTTCCTACTCATACACCTGTGCCTGGCTGCACCAGGTCTACCTGGGACGCAAAG TGAGGACACCCAAGATGCCCGCCCCCCTTCAGTAACACTAGCCAATCCCTTTGGCTCTGGAGAGGAGGACCGCAG GTTGCTGCAAAGTTACATTCAGTCTAGTCTGAAGGATGGCCAAGGAGGACCTGAAATCAGCACATGGGAGCAAG AGGTATTCTTCCTGTTTCGTCTTTATGACTACGATCGCAGTGGGCTCCTGGATGGCTTGGAGATGATGAAGCTACTCTCAGACTATAACTCCCATCATACACCTGGAGCACAGGCCAATGAGCTG gtggtgTCTATGGTAGATTTTTTACTCCAGACTCAGGATCTAAACCAGGATGGTCTGTTGGCCCCATCAGAGTTGCTGTCTCCTCCATTACCTCACACGCAG CAGGAGGTGGCAAAGCCCAGTACTGATGAGGAGAaggcaggagcagcagagcagagagaggaggctcaTGACAAGTTGCCACCTCAAGATGAAGAGCAACCTCAACAGGAAATGcaggcagaagaagaggaagtcaTAAAGAAAGTAGAAGAACAGCATGGACAACAAAACCTAGAAGCCccagcagcagaacaagggCAGAACCACAAAGCCACTGTTCATCAGGGCCAACCGGAGATATGA
- the cgref1 gene encoding cell growth regulator with EF hand domain protein 1 isoform X3, with the protein MQTGAFMESHLGRLAPCVLSLFLLIHLCLAAPGLPGTQSEDTQDARPPSVTLANPFGSGEEDRRLLQSYIQSSLKDGQGGPEISTWEQEVFFLFRLYDYDRSGLLDGLEMMKLLSDYNSHHTPGAQANELVVSMVDFLLQTQDLNQDGLLAPSELLSPPLPHTQEVAKPSTDEEKAGAAEQREEAHDKLPPQDEEQPQQEMQAEEEEVIKKVEEQHGQQNLEAPAAEQGQNHKATVHQGQPEI; encoded by the exons ATGCAGACAG GTGCATTCATGGAGTCTCACCTGGGCAGGTTGGCCCCGTGTGTCCTGTCCCTGTTCCTACTCATACACCTGTGCCTGGCTGCACCAGGTCTACCTGGGACGCAAAG TGAGGACACCCAAGATGCCCGCCCCCCTTCAGTAACACTAGCCAATCCCTTTGGCTCTGGAGAGGAGGACCGCAG GTTGCTGCAAAGTTACATTCAGTCTAGTCTGAAGGATGGCCAAGGAGGACCTGAAATCAGCACATGGGAGCAAG AGGTATTCTTCCTGTTTCGTCTTTATGACTACGATCGCAGTGGGCTCCTGGATGGCTTGGAGATGATGAAGCTACTCTCAGACTATAACTCCCATCATACACCTGGAGCACAGGCCAATGAGCTG gtggtgTCTATGGTAGATTTTTTACTCCAGACTCAGGATCTAAACCAGGATGGTCTGTTGGCCCCATCAGAGTTGCTGTCTCCTCCATTACCTCACACGCAG GAGGTGGCAAAGCCCAGTACTGATGAGGAGAaggcaggagcagcagagcagagagaggaggctcaTGACAAGTTGCCACCTCAAGATGAAGAGCAACCTCAACAGGAAATGcaggcagaagaagaggaagtcaTAAAGAAAGTAGAAGAACAGCATGGACAACAAAACCTAGAAGCCccagcagcagaacaagggCAGAACCACAAAGCCACTGTTCATCAGGGCCAACCGGAGATATGA
- the cgref1 gene encoding cell growth regulator with EF hand domain protein 1 isoform X1, giving the protein MQTGAFMESHLGRLAPCVLSLFLLIHLCLAAPGLPGTQSEDTQDARPPSVTLANPFGSGEEDRRLLQSYIQSSLKDGQGGPEISTWEQEVFFLFRLYDYDRSGLLDGLEMMKLLSDYNSHHTPGAQANELVVSMVDFLLQTQDLNQDGLLAPSELLSPPLPHTQDSKNNEAPHQEQEVAKPSTDEEKAGAAEQREEAHDKLPPQDEEQPQQEMQAEEEEVIKKVEEQHGQQNLEAPAAEQGQNHKATVHQGQPEI; this is encoded by the exons ATGCAGACAG GTGCATTCATGGAGTCTCACCTGGGCAGGTTGGCCCCGTGTGTCCTGTCCCTGTTCCTACTCATACACCTGTGCCTGGCTGCACCAGGTCTACCTGGGACGCAAAG TGAGGACACCCAAGATGCCCGCCCCCCTTCAGTAACACTAGCCAATCCCTTTGGCTCTGGAGAGGAGGACCGCAG GTTGCTGCAAAGTTACATTCAGTCTAGTCTGAAGGATGGCCAAGGAGGACCTGAAATCAGCACATGGGAGCAAG AGGTATTCTTCCTGTTTCGTCTTTATGACTACGATCGCAGTGGGCTCCTGGATGGCTTGGAGATGATGAAGCTACTCTCAGACTATAACTCCCATCATACACCTGGAGCACAGGCCAATGAGCTG gtggtgTCTATGGTAGATTTTTTACTCCAGACTCAGGATCTAAACCAGGATGGTCTGTTGGCCCCATCAGAGTTGCTGTCTCCTCCATTACCTCACACGCAG GACTCCAAAAACAACGAAGCACCTCACCAGGAGCAGGAGGTGGCAAAGCCCAGTACTGATGAGGAGAaggcaggagcagcagagcagagagaggaggctcaTGACAAGTTGCCACCTCAAGATGAAGAGCAACCTCAACAGGAAATGcaggcagaagaagaggaagtcaTAAAGAAAGTAGAAGAACAGCATGGACAACAAAACCTAGAAGCCccagcagcagaacaagggCAGAACCACAAAGCCACTGTTCATCAGGGCCAACCGGAGATATGA
- the drc8 gene encoding dynein regulatory complex protein 8, translating into MAESKRSVEAIVSDVHKKIKAAFEAFDYESNNTVDVREIGTIIYSLGCFPTQRDLHDFIAQVEEDHTGYIHLDKFLPAMAKVLLECKFPPIPEDLLLQAFEVLDKEKKGYLEPEELTKYMTQEGELFSQEEMDEMLTALTDHDNNLIYYKDVISQLTIDPDM; encoded by the exons ATGGCGGAGAGCAAGCGAAGCGTAG AGGCCATCGTTTCGGATGTCCACAAGAAGATCAAAGCAGCTTTCGAAGCCTTTGACTATGAGTCCAACAACACGGTGGATGTGCG GGAGATTGGCACCATCATCTATTCCCTGGGCTGCTTTCCCACTCAGAGAGACCTACATGACTTCATAGCACAG GTGGAGGAGGACCACACAGGATATATCCATTTGGACAAGTTCTTGCCAGCCATGGCTAAAGTGCTTCTGGAGTGCAA GTTCCCTCCCATCCCTGAGGACCTTCTGCTTCAGGCCTTTGAG gttttggataaagaaaagaaaggataCCTGGAGCCTGAGGAGCTGACAAAGTACATGACACAGGAAG GTGAGCTCTTCTctcaggaggagatggatgagaTGCTGACAGCACTCACTGACCATGATAACAACCTCATCTACTACAAAGATGTAATCAGCCAGCTGACCATTGACCCTGACATGTAG